The Canis lupus dingo isolate Sandy chromosome 11, ASM325472v2, whole genome shotgun sequence genome includes a region encoding these proteins:
- the LOC112650170 gene encoding prostate-associated microseminoprotein has protein sequence MTLRMLWAGQAKGVLGSWGMICLVISLLLQQPGVHSKCYFQAQAPCHYEGKYFSLGESWLRKDCFHCTCLHPVGVGCCDTSQHPIDFPAGCEVRQEAGTCQFSLVQKSDPRLPCKGGGPDPEWGSANTPAPGAPAPHSS, from the exons ATGACCCTAAGGATGCTCTGGGCTGGACAGGCGAAGGGGGTCCTGGGAAGCTGGGGGATGATCTGCTTGGTGatctctctgctcctccagcaGCCAGGAGTCCACAGCAAGTGCTACTTCCAAGCTCAAG CCCCCTGCCACTATGAAGGGAAATATTTTAGCCTGGGTGAGTCTTGGCTCCGCAAGGACTGCTTCCATTGTACCTGTCTGCATCCCGTTGGTGTGGGCTGCTGTGACAC ATCCCAGCATCCCATCGACTTCCCTGCAGGGTGTGAGGTGCGTCAGGAGGCAGGAACCTGCCAGTTCTCCCTGGTGCAAAAATCTGATCCTCGGCTACCCTGCAAAGGGGGAGGGCCCGACCCAGAATGGGGCTCAGCTAACACCCCTGCTCCTGGGGCTCCGGCTCCCCACTCCAGCTAA